From Oryctolagus cuniculus chromosome 17, mOryCun1.1, whole genome shotgun sequence, a single genomic window includes:
- the RSKR gene encoding ribosomal protein S6 kinase-related protein isoform X1 → MGAVSCRQGQHTRVAAPHKQGGSNIQGRWARGWKSLWSGVGPIRSGLEELREPWGHQCRHPKPLEPAPLLTEKPLSEWPVPQFINLFLPEFPMRPIRGQQHLKILSLVAKGSFGTVLKVLDCTQKAVFAVKVVPKVKVLQRNTVRQCKEEVSIQQQISHPFLHSLGDSWQGKRHLFIMCSYCSTDLYSLWSAVGCFPEASIRLFAAELILVLCYLHDLGIIHRDVKMENILLDERGHLKLTDFGLSRRLPQGARAYTICGTLQYMAPEVLSGGPYNHAADWWSLGVLLFSLATGKFPVAAGRDHVAMLANVTHCDSEIPASLNQELSLLLHELLCQNPLHRLRYLHHFQVHPFFRGMAFDPELLQKQPVNFIMETQATQRSPLESMPFKDFDCDLESFLVHLNHA, encoded by the exons atggGAGCAGTGAGCTGTCGGCAGGGGCAACACACCCGGGTGGCTGCTCCTCACAAG CAGGGTGGCAGCAACATCCAGGGCCGTTGGGCCCGAGGCTGGAAGAGCCTCTGGTCAGGTGTGGGGCCCATCAGGTCAGGTCTGGAAGAGCTGAGGGAACCCTGGGGGCATCAGTGCCGGCACCCAAAGCCCCTAGAGCCAGCCCCACTGCTAACAGAGAAGCCTCTGTCTGAATGGCCGGTGCCTCAGTTCATCAACCTCTTTTTACCGGAGTTCCCTATGAGACCCATTAGGGGGCAGCAGCATTTAAAG ATTTTATCCCTTGTAGCCAAAGGTTCCTTTGGAACTGTCCTGAAGGTGCTAGATTGTACGCAGAAAGCTGTATTTGCTGTGAAG GTGGTACCCAAGGTAAAAGTCCTACAGAGGAACACCGTGAGGCAATGTAAAGAAGAGGTTAGCATCCAG CAACAGATCAGCCATCCTTTTTTACACAGCTTGGGGGATAGCTGGCAAGGAAAACGGCACCTCTTCATTA TGTGTAGCTACTGCAGCACAGATCTGTACTCCCTTTGGTCTGCTGTTGGCTGCTTTCCTGAGGCTTCCATCCGTCTTTTTGCTGCCGAGCTGATCCTGGTGCTGT GCTATCTCCATGACTTGGGCATCATCCATCGAGATGTGAAG ATGGAAAATATCCTTCTGGATGAACGAG GCCATCTGAAACTGACAGACTTTGGTCTGTCCCGCCGCCTACCCCAGGGAGCCCGAGCCTATACTATTTGTGGCACTCTTCAATACATGG CCCCAGAGGTCCTGAGTGGAGGGCCTTACAACCATGCTGCTGATTGGTGGTCCTTGGgtgtcttgcttttctctctggcAACTGGAAAG TTCCCAGTGGCTGCAGGTAGAGATCATGTGGCCATGTTGGCAAATGTGACCCACTGTGACTCTGAGATCCCAGCTTCTCTTAACCAGGAGCTCTCACTCCTGCTTCATGAG CTCTTATGCCAGAATCCCCTCCACCGTCTGCGTTATCTACATCACTTCCAAGTCCACCCTTTCTTTCGGGGTATGGCCTTTGACCCAGAGCTCCTACAGAAGCAGCCAGTGAATTTTATCATGGAGACACAAGCTACCCAACGTAGTCCATTGGAGTCTATGCCATTCAAGGACTTTGACTGTGATCTGGAGTCCTTCCTGGTCCACCTCAACCATGCTTGA
- the RSKR gene encoding ribosomal protein S6 kinase-related protein isoform X4 produces MGAVSCRQGQHTRVAAPHKQGGSNIQGRWARGWKSLWSGVGPIRSGLEELREPWGHQCRHPKPLEPAPLLTEKPLSEWPVPQFINLFLPEFPMRPIRGQQHLKILSLVAKGSFGTVLKVLDCTQKAVFAVKVVPKVKVLQRNTVRQCKEEVSIQQQISHPFLHSLGDSWQGKRHLFIMCSYCSTDLYSLWSAVGCFPEASIRLFAAELILVLCYLHDLGIIHRDVKMENILLDERGHLKLTDFGLSRRLPQGARAYTICGTLQYMAPEVLSGGPYNHAADWWSLGVLLFSLATGKLLCQNPLHRLRYLHHFQVHPFFRGMAFDPELLQKQPVNFIMETQATQRSPLESMPFKDFDCDLESFLVHLNHA; encoded by the exons atggGAGCAGTGAGCTGTCGGCAGGGGCAACACACCCGGGTGGCTGCTCCTCACAAG CAGGGTGGCAGCAACATCCAGGGCCGTTGGGCCCGAGGCTGGAAGAGCCTCTGGTCAGGTGTGGGGCCCATCAGGTCAGGTCTGGAAGAGCTGAGGGAACCCTGGGGGCATCAGTGCCGGCACCCAAAGCCCCTAGAGCCAGCCCCACTGCTAACAGAGAAGCCTCTGTCTGAATGGCCGGTGCCTCAGTTCATCAACCTCTTTTTACCGGAGTTCCCTATGAGACCCATTAGGGGGCAGCAGCATTTAAAG ATTTTATCCCTTGTAGCCAAAGGTTCCTTTGGAACTGTCCTGAAGGTGCTAGATTGTACGCAGAAAGCTGTATTTGCTGTGAAG GTGGTACCCAAGGTAAAAGTCCTACAGAGGAACACCGTGAGGCAATGTAAAGAAGAGGTTAGCATCCAG CAACAGATCAGCCATCCTTTTTTACACAGCTTGGGGGATAGCTGGCAAGGAAAACGGCACCTCTTCATTA TGTGTAGCTACTGCAGCACAGATCTGTACTCCCTTTGGTCTGCTGTTGGCTGCTTTCCTGAGGCTTCCATCCGTCTTTTTGCTGCCGAGCTGATCCTGGTGCTGT GCTATCTCCATGACTTGGGCATCATCCATCGAGATGTGAAG ATGGAAAATATCCTTCTGGATGAACGAG GCCATCTGAAACTGACAGACTTTGGTCTGTCCCGCCGCCTACCCCAGGGAGCCCGAGCCTATACTATTTGTGGCACTCTTCAATACATGG CCCCAGAGGTCCTGAGTGGAGGGCCTTACAACCATGCTGCTGATTGGTGGTCCTTGGgtgtcttgcttttctctctggcAACTGGAAAG CTCTTATGCCAGAATCCCCTCCACCGTCTGCGTTATCTACATCACTTCCAAGTCCACCCTTTCTTTCGGGGTATGGCCTTTGACCCAGAGCTCCTACAGAAGCAGCCAGTGAATTTTATCATGGAGACACAAGCTACCCAACGTAGTCCATTGGAGTCTATGCCATTCAAGGACTTTGACTGTGATCTGGAGTCCTTCCTGGTCCACCTCAACCATGCTTGA
- the RSKR gene encoding ribosomal protein S6 kinase-related protein isoform X3: MGAVSCRQGQHTRVAAPHKQGGSNIQGRWARGWKSLWSGVGPIRSGLEELREPWGHQCRHPKPLEPAPLLTEKPLSEWPVPQFINLFLPEFPMRPIRGQQHLKILSLVAKGSFGTVLKVLDCTQKAVFAVKVVPKVKVLQRNTVRQCKEEVSIQQQISHPFLHSLGDSWQGKRHLFISYLHDLGIIHRDVKMENILLDERGHLKLTDFGLSRRLPQGARAYTICGTLQYMAPEVLSGGPYNHAADWWSLGVLLFSLATGKFPVAAGRDHVAMLANVTHCDSEIPASLNQELSLLLHELLCQNPLHRLRYLHHFQVHPFFRGMAFDPELLQKQPVNFIMETQATQRSPLESMPFKDFDCDLESFLVHLNHA; encoded by the exons atggGAGCAGTGAGCTGTCGGCAGGGGCAACACACCCGGGTGGCTGCTCCTCACAAG CAGGGTGGCAGCAACATCCAGGGCCGTTGGGCCCGAGGCTGGAAGAGCCTCTGGTCAGGTGTGGGGCCCATCAGGTCAGGTCTGGAAGAGCTGAGGGAACCCTGGGGGCATCAGTGCCGGCACCCAAAGCCCCTAGAGCCAGCCCCACTGCTAACAGAGAAGCCTCTGTCTGAATGGCCGGTGCCTCAGTTCATCAACCTCTTTTTACCGGAGTTCCCTATGAGACCCATTAGGGGGCAGCAGCATTTAAAG ATTTTATCCCTTGTAGCCAAAGGTTCCTTTGGAACTGTCCTGAAGGTGCTAGATTGTACGCAGAAAGCTGTATTTGCTGTGAAG GTGGTACCCAAGGTAAAAGTCCTACAGAGGAACACCGTGAGGCAATGTAAAGAAGAGGTTAGCATCCAG CAACAGATCAGCCATCCTTTTTTACACAGCTTGGGGGATAGCTGGCAAGGAAAACGGCACCTCTTCATTA GCTATCTCCATGACTTGGGCATCATCCATCGAGATGTGAAG ATGGAAAATATCCTTCTGGATGAACGAG GCCATCTGAAACTGACAGACTTTGGTCTGTCCCGCCGCCTACCCCAGGGAGCCCGAGCCTATACTATTTGTGGCACTCTTCAATACATGG CCCCAGAGGTCCTGAGTGGAGGGCCTTACAACCATGCTGCTGATTGGTGGTCCTTGGgtgtcttgcttttctctctggcAACTGGAAAG TTCCCAGTGGCTGCAGGTAGAGATCATGTGGCCATGTTGGCAAATGTGACCCACTGTGACTCTGAGATCCCAGCTTCTCTTAACCAGGAGCTCTCACTCCTGCTTCATGAG CTCTTATGCCAGAATCCCCTCCACCGTCTGCGTTATCTACATCACTTCCAAGTCCACCCTTTCTTTCGGGGTATGGCCTTTGACCCAGAGCTCCTACAGAAGCAGCCAGTGAATTTTATCATGGAGACACAAGCTACCCAACGTAGTCCATTGGAGTCTATGCCATTCAAGGACTTTGACTGTGATCTGGAGTCCTTCCTGGTCCACCTCAACCATGCTTGA
- the RSKR gene encoding ribosomal protein S6 kinase-related protein isoform X6 translates to MGAVSCRQGQHTRVAAPHKILSLVAKGSFGTVLKVLDCTQKAVFAVKVVPKVKVLQRNTVRQCKEEVSIQQQISHPFLHSLGDSWQGKRHLFIMCSYCSTDLYSLWSAVGCFPEASIRLFAAELILVLCYLHDLGIIHRDVKMENILLDERGHLKLTDFGLSRRLPQGARAYTICGTLQYMAPEVLSGGPYNHAADWWSLGVLLFSLATGKFPVAAGRDHVAMLANVTHCDSEIPASLNQELSLLLHELLCQNPLHRLRYLHHFQVHPFFRGMAFDPELLQKQPVNFIMETQATQRSPLESMPFKDFDCDLESFLVHLNHA, encoded by the exons atggGAGCAGTGAGCTGTCGGCAGGGGCAACACACCCGGGTGGCTGCTCCTCACAAG ATTTTATCCCTTGTAGCCAAAGGTTCCTTTGGAACTGTCCTGAAGGTGCTAGATTGTACGCAGAAAGCTGTATTTGCTGTGAAG GTGGTACCCAAGGTAAAAGTCCTACAGAGGAACACCGTGAGGCAATGTAAAGAAGAGGTTAGCATCCAG CAACAGATCAGCCATCCTTTTTTACACAGCTTGGGGGATAGCTGGCAAGGAAAACGGCACCTCTTCATTA TGTGTAGCTACTGCAGCACAGATCTGTACTCCCTTTGGTCTGCTGTTGGCTGCTTTCCTGAGGCTTCCATCCGTCTTTTTGCTGCCGAGCTGATCCTGGTGCTGT GCTATCTCCATGACTTGGGCATCATCCATCGAGATGTGAAG ATGGAAAATATCCTTCTGGATGAACGAG GCCATCTGAAACTGACAGACTTTGGTCTGTCCCGCCGCCTACCCCAGGGAGCCCGAGCCTATACTATTTGTGGCACTCTTCAATACATGG CCCCAGAGGTCCTGAGTGGAGGGCCTTACAACCATGCTGCTGATTGGTGGTCCTTGGgtgtcttgcttttctctctggcAACTGGAAAG TTCCCAGTGGCTGCAGGTAGAGATCATGTGGCCATGTTGGCAAATGTGACCCACTGTGACTCTGAGATCCCAGCTTCTCTTAACCAGGAGCTCTCACTCCTGCTTCATGAG CTCTTATGCCAGAATCCCCTCCACCGTCTGCGTTATCTACATCACTTCCAAGTCCACCCTTTCTTTCGGGGTATGGCCTTTGACCCAGAGCTCCTACAGAAGCAGCCAGTGAATTTTATCATGGAGACACAAGCTACCCAACGTAGTCCATTGGAGTCTATGCCATTCAAGGACTTTGACTGTGATCTGGAGTCCTTCCTGGTCCACCTCAACCATGCTTGA
- the RSKR gene encoding ribosomal protein S6 kinase-related protein isoform X2 codes for MGAVSCRQGQHTRVAAPHKQGGSNIQGRWARGWKSLWSGVGPIRSGLEELREPWGHQCRHPKPLEPAPLLTEKPLSEWPVPQFINLFLPEFPMRPIRGQQHLKILSLVAKGSFGTVLKVLDCTQKAVFAVKVVPKVKVLQRNTVRQCKEEVSIQQQISHPFLHSLGDSWQGKRHLFIMCSYCSTDLYSLWSAVGCFPEASIRLFAAELILVLCYLHDLGIIHRDVKMENILLDERGHLKLTDFGLSRRLPQGARAYTICGTLQYMAPEVLSGGPYNHAADWWSLGVLLFSLATGKFPVAAGRDHVAMLANVTHCDSEIPASLNQELSLLLHELSAVAWENERCPNSLGPCNCVGDQEKDPGFWLSDHLSSAQLQPLQPTGE; via the exons atggGAGCAGTGAGCTGTCGGCAGGGGCAACACACCCGGGTGGCTGCTCCTCACAAG CAGGGTGGCAGCAACATCCAGGGCCGTTGGGCCCGAGGCTGGAAGAGCCTCTGGTCAGGTGTGGGGCCCATCAGGTCAGGTCTGGAAGAGCTGAGGGAACCCTGGGGGCATCAGTGCCGGCACCCAAAGCCCCTAGAGCCAGCCCCACTGCTAACAGAGAAGCCTCTGTCTGAATGGCCGGTGCCTCAGTTCATCAACCTCTTTTTACCGGAGTTCCCTATGAGACCCATTAGGGGGCAGCAGCATTTAAAG ATTTTATCCCTTGTAGCCAAAGGTTCCTTTGGAACTGTCCTGAAGGTGCTAGATTGTACGCAGAAAGCTGTATTTGCTGTGAAG GTGGTACCCAAGGTAAAAGTCCTACAGAGGAACACCGTGAGGCAATGTAAAGAAGAGGTTAGCATCCAG CAACAGATCAGCCATCCTTTTTTACACAGCTTGGGGGATAGCTGGCAAGGAAAACGGCACCTCTTCATTA TGTGTAGCTACTGCAGCACAGATCTGTACTCCCTTTGGTCTGCTGTTGGCTGCTTTCCTGAGGCTTCCATCCGTCTTTTTGCTGCCGAGCTGATCCTGGTGCTGT GCTATCTCCATGACTTGGGCATCATCCATCGAGATGTGAAG ATGGAAAATATCCTTCTGGATGAACGAG GCCATCTGAAACTGACAGACTTTGGTCTGTCCCGCCGCCTACCCCAGGGAGCCCGAGCCTATACTATTTGTGGCACTCTTCAATACATGG CCCCAGAGGTCCTGAGTGGAGGGCCTTACAACCATGCTGCTGATTGGTGGTCCTTGGgtgtcttgcttttctctctggcAACTGGAAAG TTCCCAGTGGCTGCAGGTAGAGATCATGTGGCCATGTTGGCAAATGTGACCCACTGTGACTCTGAGATCCCAGCTTCTCTTAACCAGGAGCTCTCACTCCTGCTTCATGAG ctgtctgctgtggcctgggaaaatgaaAGATgccccaattccttgggcccctgcaactgcgtgggagaccaggaaaaagacccaggcttctggctttcggATCacctcagctcagctcagctccagccgttgcagccaactggggagtga
- the RSKR gene encoding ribosomal protein S6 kinase-related protein isoform X5: MGAVSCRQGQHTRVAAPHKQGGSNIQGRWARGWKSLWSGVGPIRSGLEELREPWGHQCRHPKPLEPAPLLTEKPLSEWPVPQFINLFLPEFPMRPIRGQQHLKILSLVAKGSFGTVLKVLDCTQKAVFAVKVVPKVKVLQRNTVRQCKEEVSIQQQISHPFLHSLGDSWQGKRHLFIMCSYCSTDLYSLWSAVGCFPEASIRLFAAELILVLCYLHDLGIIHRDVKMENILLDERGHLKLTDFGLSRRLPQGARAYTICGTLQYMAPEVLSGGPYNHAADWWSLGVLLFSLATGKLSAVAWENERCPNSLGPCNCVGDQEKDPGFWLSDHLSSAQLQPLQPTGE, translated from the exons atggGAGCAGTGAGCTGTCGGCAGGGGCAACACACCCGGGTGGCTGCTCCTCACAAG CAGGGTGGCAGCAACATCCAGGGCCGTTGGGCCCGAGGCTGGAAGAGCCTCTGGTCAGGTGTGGGGCCCATCAGGTCAGGTCTGGAAGAGCTGAGGGAACCCTGGGGGCATCAGTGCCGGCACCCAAAGCCCCTAGAGCCAGCCCCACTGCTAACAGAGAAGCCTCTGTCTGAATGGCCGGTGCCTCAGTTCATCAACCTCTTTTTACCGGAGTTCCCTATGAGACCCATTAGGGGGCAGCAGCATTTAAAG ATTTTATCCCTTGTAGCCAAAGGTTCCTTTGGAACTGTCCTGAAGGTGCTAGATTGTACGCAGAAAGCTGTATTTGCTGTGAAG GTGGTACCCAAGGTAAAAGTCCTACAGAGGAACACCGTGAGGCAATGTAAAGAAGAGGTTAGCATCCAG CAACAGATCAGCCATCCTTTTTTACACAGCTTGGGGGATAGCTGGCAAGGAAAACGGCACCTCTTCATTA TGTGTAGCTACTGCAGCACAGATCTGTACTCCCTTTGGTCTGCTGTTGGCTGCTTTCCTGAGGCTTCCATCCGTCTTTTTGCTGCCGAGCTGATCCTGGTGCTGT GCTATCTCCATGACTTGGGCATCATCCATCGAGATGTGAAG ATGGAAAATATCCTTCTGGATGAACGAG GCCATCTGAAACTGACAGACTTTGGTCTGTCCCGCCGCCTACCCCAGGGAGCCCGAGCCTATACTATTTGTGGCACTCTTCAATACATGG CCCCAGAGGTCCTGAGTGGAGGGCCTTACAACCATGCTGCTGATTGGTGGTCCTTGGgtgtcttgcttttctctctggcAACTGGAAAG ctgtctgctgtggcctgggaaaatgaaAGATgccccaattccttgggcccctgcaactgcgtgggagaccaggaaaaagacccaggcttctggctttcggATCacctcagctcagctcagctccagccgttgcagccaactggggagtga